GCCAAAGTGAACAAGAAAGATCTAACAGTAGTATGGTTAGATTTGGTCAACGCCTATGGTACAATTCTTCACATGCTGATACAGGAGTCACTAGATCATTACCATATTCCAGACCACTTTAAGAGAGTAATAAGAAGTAATATCAGTGGGATTGAGCTACGGTTTACAACAAGCACATTTACAAAAACATGGCAGAAATTACAAAAAGGGATAGTTACTGGATGTACCACCTCAGTGATCTTGTTTGTCATGGGaatgaacatgataaataaatCTGGAGAGAGAGAAACTAGAGGCCCAAAAACATCAACTGACATTAGGCAACCACAGAATAGAGGGTTCATGGACGATTTAATCATCATTACAGATAAACATGCGCAGGCTAGATATGTGTTAAAGGCCTTGGAAGAGACAGTAACATGGGCAAGGATGGCATTCAATCCAAAGAAGTCTAGAGCTCTAATAAtaaggaaataaactcatcatagataccaggactaaattttgtttatacgccagatgcgcgtttcgtctacaaaagactcatcagtgacgctcgaatccaaaaaagttaaaaaggccaattaaCGTACGAAGTTGAAAAAGAAGAGCACACACCAAGTCGAACAGAAGGTGCAAGGAGATGTCATTCCATCAATAATTGACAATCCCATCAAGTGGTTAGGAAAGTGGTATGATGACTCTTTAAGTGACAAGAACATTATCAGAAGATTCGAACAACAGGTTTCAGGGGGAATGAGGAACATCGATAAGACAGGTTTACCAGGGAAATTAAAGGTATGGATATACCAACATGGACTCCTGCCAAGGATATCATGGCCAATTATGCTGTACGAAATCCCATTGACAACAGTTGAGAAGCTTGAAAGAACCATCAACAGACATCTAAGAAAATGGTTAGGTGTCCCTCCAAGTTTTACAACTATAGGACTGTACAGCAGGACCGCAAAGTTGCAGCTACTATTTTAAAACGTCTATAGTGGAAGAATTAAGTCAGTAAGCAAAACTCGCCTTGTAATAACATTGAAAGAATCTAGAGACGAAAAAGTAAGAACAGCAGGTGTCCAAGTAAGAATAGGACGAAAGTGGTCTGCCTCAAAAGCAGTTTCAGAGGCATAGAGTAGATTAAGGCATAAAGACATCGTAGGAACAGTGGCAGTAGGAAGACAGGGCCTTGGAACATCGAAAAGTTACTACTGAAACAATGCTAACACCCAAGAGAGAAGAAATCTAGTTCAAAGAGAGATAAAATCTAGAAAAGAAGACAAGCAAAGGCAGTAGAATTAGGGAGCCAAGGTGCATGGTTGAAATGGAAATTAGAACAACGATCCCTTACATGGTCAGAAATATGGCGATATCCTCAATACCAACTACAGTGTATGGTGTATTACCAACACCTACAACTCTGCAGAGGTAGATACTTTCAGAAACACCAGATTGTCCCTTGTGCGGAAACAGAGGAACACTACAACATGTACTATCAGGATGCAATTTCGCTCTTACACAAGGGAGATATACATGGCGACACAACTAAGTACTTCGGGAACTGGATGATGTGATAGAGAAGCAGGGGAAGGATACAAAACACACTAGAAACAAACCTATCAAGATCCAGTTTGTGAAGGAGGGGGAACTATAGGTCAGAAAAATAAACAGAACACAATGACAGCAGGAATGTTAAATCAGGCGAGAGTCTAGTAGTTAGAAGTAGATCTAGGGAAAAGGCTACAATTTCCGGACATTGTACCAACTAatgggcaatggtgagagccccctatcGCATAATCTgcctaatattaagcagacatttagtcGTACATACATTACATGGGTCTCACTAATAAgggacaagaagcgacaagaagctatttagcgacaagaaaacattttttttattaaatataaaaaaatatgcatttagtCTTTTCTAATGTACGGGcaattaattgataattttattattatattgatatatgaagaaattaaacatttatgaGGAAGGGATTGtgtagtttttattattatattgatagatgaagaaattaaacatttgtgaggaagggattgtgtagtttttattcaatattcaatcaatatgcataaacatgataaatatcgttaaTTGAGGCAATACACtatataaaatgatgaaaaagatcacattttaattatgttttcctCTTGCTTGATTTCAGTtcttttgtatttcacaatttgtgcaTGTATTTTGTGGACAATGATGCACACACATAATGCTTTTTGCAAGtttattatatattgtacaaagatagttttaaaaacaaattataagataaatatattattgttctaaAACACATGTAAAAGTAATATCATAATACGACAGGGTAAACCTAATACTTGCTgttatacataataaaatatcatgtaaataaatgtagcAACTGAATTAGatctatgtttcattttttttttctatcaaaattaaCTTTCTTGtcattaaaattgttttcttttgcatattcttttaatatttatttagaataaataattttaataaaaaaaaattgttttgttgctaaatagtttcttgtcgcttcttgtcgctaattagtgagaccccatGGTGTCCCCATGCATGGTCCTGTACAATTAAATGAGGTAAAATCATTTATTCTCGATCATAGTCATCAAGTACAATTAACCAAAAAACAATATGATTAATATAAATTACtggctttattttttattataaatatgtacAATGTATTCAATGTGCATGTAATTATTTAACTATTTCGTTTAAAGCATCTACAACAGAAGGGCCTTCATATTCTTCAGGATCACACCAGAAATCACTTGGCTGACTAATTGGTGTGAACCATATTAGGGGTTTTCCAAGGTGTTTGATTTCTTCATTTTGTCCTTTAATTTCTTCATAATACTGACATATTCTGGCACCTGAAGCATGATCATATGATGGTGCAAGAATGTCTAAAAATGCAACAGGGCCATTTACTGCTACAAGTTCGTGATATGTCCCATGATTAGGTGTAACAACACAGCAATTGTCGTCTGAACTGAAAATGGATTCTTCCTCAAGAATAACTGGTTTAATTGACTGTCTCAGGTAAGGTCTGATTTTACTGGCAATGTTTTCAGGTGGGTTACCTACGAAATTTTGAGGATCACTGAACGATTTCATTCGAGCACTTCCATGAATAACTTTACAAAATCCATACATCCCTGGATGATCGTGAAGTGGTATCTTACAACCATCGCGGATAATAAATATTGCCATTGTCATTACTGGATCTTCGTAAATGTCAATATAAGAAACTGGGGTCTCAGATTCTAATGAGATCTTCGACATGTCAAAATTGACATCTTTGTCTTTAATAGTATTCATCATCGACGTGAGAAGTCCGACATTCTGACTGCTTAACAGTACATCAGAATTACCACATATCCTTGAAAATAAACGATAAGCAGTTTGTGCAACCTTCTGAATATTTGATACCATTTTTATCAGGTAGACGCTTCTAGTCTGATTAAACTGTAAATCAATAAACGGGTATAACCCTATCAAATTCCGGAATATGATGGAATTATCATCATGCgtatgtaataacaatgataCATATGTGAACAAGAAGTAATGATCTTTTatgaataaacaaatttaaaacacttATTTTAAATTCAGTGTTGTCCGAATTTCGCACGAAGACCAAAGCTATTATAATGTAATAACATGTGTTTTATCAGTGacacctttaacaatgagctatTTGCCTCCATGTCGAAAAAAATCACGCATATATTGGCATTCAAGCTATTTTTCACCTAgtcaattcaaatatgtaatgaaaaaaaatataccttcatttgCTACTTTTAGAAATAATATAGGTCAAAATTGTAGGCATTTGCGGTTTCTCAGTTTAACATTTCTTTCCTTTGGAAAGATATTCAGTAaccttttttgtttcaaaagataaGCACATTCGTATATTGTAAAAGCATCTGGATTATCTTCTCTACATAAGTGTAATTTGAATTTGTGTaacaattttttgataattattcatttttatcacATCgtcatataaaataatttaagtcaacaatcggatttttttttgctgtatatttatctaaTTAAAAGAagttcattggtttttttttcataaatttggcACAAATATAATTTTCGTACATAATCAAGCcaaatgtcatttttaaaaagagtggTAAATGACCTCGTTTTCAGGTTAAATCGgtctgaatgataaaaatcagtcgaaaatgcATCGTTTCTCGATATGTACCCATTTACTGGTTTTAAGGGGGTATCATTTAATGACTATATATAAACAGTTACGCCGAGAAACTTTACAATATTTACATTATGCAGTACTTACTTTCCGACCTCTGGGTTTTTACATAGCGGGCACTTAGGTGCAGGACATTTTTaagtccccccttttttcccctaAAAtccgttattttttgttttgttttctattaatttaatttttcgcGCTTTTCTGTATAATATGAAcataaatatattacaaataacTTGTATTTGccatttactatcaattccaagtttactatccacagcggTCACTGATATCTCtctatataaaaagtaaaccttTGGCAAAACCGAACCGTTcagatgaaaattcaaaacggaaagtcacttaaatcaaatagcaaaatcaatagcttaaacacatcaaactcCATTTTCTACCAAAAAAAAATGCCTGAACAAAGTAAGGAATATGATATATGTacgttatccattcgtttgatggagtattaaacattgttttatagctagataaacctctcacttcggtatgacagtcgaatacaattccattatattgacaacgatacaGTACAATAATACTCCCATGGGAGGCCTGTGTGTACTCTAaaggaagaggaagaagaagaaacaaaacaaaacaaacggacaaacatgATAGATAAAactatgggtacagcagtcaacattgtgtcataatcttaatcactataaaaaacaaacaaataagccaacatagaaaaaaaaagtatatagacaaagcacattagcaaacacGAAAGACATTGAAGAATATAGAATTCACCATAGCACAATAACCATGCAGGTACCACAATGAGTCGACGACGCAATTTGTGCTAGACATATCAGTTTCAGCAAAAACAAAACGGAACTGAGAGACAAATAAAGCTACTAATAATATATCAGGGTGACAGCAGTGgataatttttatttgtaaatcctATTTGACATTTACTTATGATATATATCTCTAGTCTACAGTTATAGTGTGTGGTAACAatttgtgagggaattcgatcTTTGCTATATACCACTGCTTATTTCAACGCATTTTATTACTATAACACTATACtgatcagaattatttttttggcAGTGTttcaagaaatgattttactttgtagtcacgtattatttattattataatgttcACTTTTGAAGCCTAAACGTTCTCAGATTGCCATAAATACACTTTAAATTATAGCAAACTTTTGGATGGCAAATTCTTATTCCGACctgttattgcaaaaaaaaaaaatgaacgtaaACTATTTGACAATTGTTCCCAATTGTTCTCCAATTAATAAATAAGTCATATTTCAAACAGAAATGCCGAAATACATTTTAGACACGGATACGCCAGATAgaattattgttttaattatcttaacaaggatttgtataatatACTAATACTTTAtcttaacaaaaagaaaaacatcaattactaaaagcaaactaaaataatcattcaaataagtcaaaatatgaTCTGCTTATTTTGGAAACATCAAAAGTGAATACGACCGCTTTAAAGTTGATTTcgctacctcacaaaatcttgttagacACTAGAAATCAATTACACCCCGTAATTCAAGTATAACTATCACCTGCTTTGTTTTTTACTTTACTCTTTAGAGATCATATGAGCGTTTACTTTGCACCAGGCAAAGGAAACATCCTTCTCATCGTAAGTTTGGTCATTCGGATTATGTTCAGTCGTTTATGTAGCATTCAATTCTATGATAAAAACCAGAGAAACTCCGATTAACTTCCTTCTTTCATAAACACATGTAACACGTCCCCTGCATGATAACTCCCAATCTGTTGATGAGtgttgttattttgaaatttttacatacTGTTAGAAATAAAGTTGTAAACTGTGATTTAAGATATATAATGAGAAAACAATGAGCTGGTAAGTTTGTTATTAtccaaatataaaataatacatgtaatatgaggcaggcattacctgtaaatggggacgaagtctgtgtgaattatttttttgtaacttaaatatttgtttaaaaaaaaagaaacggaaatactgtaacgtttccgattttggttctgttgttagggatttagttgtgacgttatttaaattatgacgtcatatgcaatgtaaacaaagaaacgctatcatcaggtaacgttttttcatataaaggaattattaaaaatgaaattggtattgcgcgttccttcctattttattctagactgataaatatatattttactcaaagtttcatacaaacgagaccggaaaaaggaagtacattgtacatttctgcgcaggtctgggatttcaaaacacgaccaaaaaaaattgaacgtttttgagttcattagtacaaagaaaaattcgggaaattttcccgtatttttttttttattgaattttctactgttattggggactccgTCCCCATATTATGTCTAATGGATTATCATACACTGTCCAAGCCACACCAGAGGGCCCAGGCAGCCTGCAGGAACTGTCTTGtgcctagtccaaataatttataaaagacaactttcgagttcgatgcatttgcgtcaaaaactttggttttagtggaTATCATTCTGGGGTTAAGGGGCATTGTCAATTCCGTTCCAATGTTGTCGTTGAGTAAATGGTgattaacagtggcggatccagaacttttcctaaggggggggggccgctgactgacctaaggggggggggcatgctccagtcatgcttcagttattccctatataagcaaccaaatttttcccacgaaaggatGGCCCGGGCCCCCCATGGATCCGCCAATGATTTAAGTACTTACTGAACAaaaattatttctagtttatcctgcacaatgaaaatcactaagacgcttgatgaccattataatagtgcagggatacaggcgatccctagtcctataacatatgacctcggggggcattatttactatttctatttactgttctgatttttttttaactatcaatgtgccacccgcattcaataaaaattaaaaatgaaaatatcagtataaaaatgttaaaaattgaataagaatgcaaagttatatgttataggactaagccgatcccctctatctggtaaatgatgtcatgaaggcgcgcataattgacaattttttttggtgaaggacaaactcgaaagtggtctataaTGAtatcttgcaaggctattttgaAAGGTGgtccagaatttttttttaaaatagcctaacaagacgtcattattatttggactacaatGTATCTTATACCAAGTCTTATTTTTGGTCTTAGACCATCTACATAATTTGTCACAAATGATCGTCCACATTCCCTTTACTGTTTTGTCACTTTGCAGGCagctgtgttatatatatatatatatattactgatATACAAATGTAGGCTAATTAATAGATCCCAAAGTGACTGAAACAGACTTCAGACTGATCTTGATGCAGTAGCAAAATGGGAACAGGGCTAGTTGATGGCTTTTATCCTGActcgaaaaaaaagtaaataaacaagatggaggaaaataaatcgttatatatatttctgtcgccaaattctttcgccaatgacTAATtataatcgccacaattattattttttcgcaaattgcgaaaatggcgaccttCAGCGGAAACCCTGCCACAGTCCTACATTTGTACATGTGActttcaaacagaaaaacaaccAATAAAACAGAATTCCAACCTTTCCAATCACAAATTATAATCTATCATCTGCTTATATAATTGATAGTGTTACCTTCAACCTTGCAATTTTGTATTACACTTTAAGTACATCTAAAACAGGACTAATCTAATCATCAATGATATAACATCTAAAAGTAACGAGACTCTTAGCCTCCTACAACTAAACATCAAACCATCATATCAATAGTAATGTAAACCATGCAAGTACTAAACGTATGCTCAGTTTGGGACCCTGATACAGCAGAATCAATATACAAATACAAGGTAAAATGGAGCTTAACTCAGTATGTCTTTAATAGTAACCATTGATATGAGTAACTCTGACATGCTGAACACACTCAGTTTAATTTTGTTACCACTATTACCCATTGTAATAATGTATAAGATCTCACTTCATTTAGTCGAAATACCATCAGACACCATTTTTATAGAATCCAGGTCCCTTCACCCTGATTCACGTTCGCcctagtacctgtatccctgatACCTGTACATGTCCGCCCAAAATCCATTCGccctgattttaattttttttctaattgttgtctagtggcataattttaagtatttgaacaaaatatgttaaagtttgatgaaaaattgacagaatatttatattgccgcaatcaatttatcattttccctttgatttgcagagtataatactggaatacaatgtatttatctttattgatattggttaacaaaataattgtaataaGTCAATCACGAATGCATGCAGTATAACTGAGGCTAGTCTCAGAGtataataataaatgaacttattgtttttattaatttcaagctgaatattttatcaaaacaaaacgcttgttttattatattaatcCATCAAAAGACAAGTATCACAATAATCAGTGATCCGAATTATTATGGTCATTTAACAATTATGTATATAATTAATGATCCTAAACAAGCCATAAACCTTTAAATATTTCCAtgtttccataaatttcaagaatatatgtaacactcataaacgtgtccttccccccaaacgtgtccgattcccccaaacgtgtccacatcgacgtcactgaactgcaaaacatatatgggcgcccaaacgtgtccatttttCAACTAACCCCTAAACGTGTCCAatctcccaaacgtgtccatatcaagcgttatttggctattgctatttcattttaaaatgataataattttaccatttcattaaaaataaagataaagtcgTAAGGTCTTTTTTAAACCGGCAGTACAAGCTGGGTAAAAGTGGGGGCGTCATTTCGTCTATGTCGTATGTAAATTATAAGCAAACATGTTTATATTAACTCTACATATACCTGGTCAAAATGTCCCTTTCTCTGCCCATTAGAACATTTAttttctctctaaatatgcatgaaacaaTTGGACAATACGCAACCAACAGTCTTAAGTTAATTTATACACTAGaaatgtaaaatcattaaaacttgtatgttctctctaaatatgcatgacatacttgcaactggacaatacgcaatcaacagtttaaagttaatttatacactacaactgtaaaaacattaaaacattaaaacttgtatgttctctctaaatatgcatgaaatacttgcaactcgaaatacgcaatcaacagtctaaagttaatagatacagtacaaattaaatttgcaattagtaaaaatacatttttattgtg
The window above is part of the Mytilus galloprovincialis chromosome 4, xbMytGall1.hap1.1, whole genome shotgun sequence genome. Proteins encoded here:
- the LOC143073299 gene encoding 2-aminoethanethiol dioxygenase-like, producing the protein MVSNIQKVAQTAYRLFSRICGNSDVLLSSQNVGLLTSMMNTIKDKDVNFDMSKISLESETPVSYIDIYEDPVMTMAIFIIRDGCKIPLHDHPGMYGFCKVIHGSARMKSFSDPQNFVGNPPENIASKIRPYLRQSIKPVILEEESIFSSDDNCCVVTPNHGTYHELVAVNGPVAFLDILAPSYDHASGARICQYYEEIKGQNEEIKHLGKPLIWFTPISQPSDFWCDPEEYEGPSVVDALNEIVK